From the Thermoanaerobaculia bacterium genome, the window CGCCGGCGGACGCGCGGTCGTGATCGCCGCTTCCACGCACGAGTCCGAGGAGGCGGCGGCGCTCGCCGCGTGGAGCGTGCTCGATCCGAAGCCGCTCCTCGTGATCGCGCCGCGACGGCCCGAGAGATTCGACGACGTCTTCCGGCTCCTGATCGAAGCCGGAGTGCGCGCGGCGCGATTCTCGGAGCCGCCGAACACCGATGTCTTCCCGCCGCCCGACGCGGTGCTCCTCGACACCGTCGGCGACCTCGCCTCCGCCTTCGGCGCGGCCGACGCGGCGTTCATCGGGGGAACGCTCGCCGAGATCGGCGGGCACAATCCGATCGAGGCGTGGGCGAAGGGGGTCCCGACGGTGATCGGACCCCACGTCGCGAACATCCGCGCGATCGCCGCCGCCGGATCGGCCGCGGGCGCGGCGATCCCGGCCGGTTCGGCCGCCGAGCTCGCGGGGGCCTGGCAGGAGCTCCTTTCCGACGGGACGGGGCGTCGGACGCGCGCCGCGGCCGCGGCACGCCTCGTCGAGAGCCATCGCGGCGCCGCGCGGAAGACCGCGCTCGCCGTGCTCGCGCTGCGGAAGGGCGCGTGAACCCGTACGGCGCCGTCGTCGCGGCGAGGCGGCGGCTCTACGAGGCGGGAATCCTGCGCTCCGAGCGAGTCGGCGCGCCGGTCGTCTCGATCGGAAACCTCACGTGGGGCGGCACGGGGAAGACCCCTTTCCTCGCGTTCCTCGCGGGCCGTTTCGAGGCGGCCGGCCGCCGGGTCGGCATCGTCTCCCGGGGGTATCGCCGGCGCTCCTCGGGCGTGGTCGTCGTCTCGGACGGCGCGTCGATCCTCGCCTCTCCCGACGCCGCGGGAGACGAGCCGTATCTCCTCGCCTCCCGTTTTCCGCGCGCGGTCGTCGTCGTCGCCGAGAAGCGCGCCGAGGGGGCGCGCGAGGCGATCCGGCTCGGCGCGGAGATCCTCCTTCTCGACGACGCCTTCCAGCATCTCTCGATCGAGCGCGACCTCGACGTCGTGCTCGTCGACGCGGACGACCCCTGGGGGGGCGGCCTCCCTCCGGGCGGGCGGGGTCGCGAACGGCCCGCCGCGCTCTCTCGCGCCGATCTCGTCGTCGTCACCCGCGCGTCGAAGGGAGTTTCGTCCGCCGCGGATCGGGAGGTCCCCCGCTGGACGCGCGCGCCGGTGTTCCACTGCCGGCTTCGTTTCGCCGGGTGGTTTTCGGGAGGGGCGCCGGCGGTCCTTCCGGCGGGAGCCCGGGCGTTCGCCTTCTGCGCGGTGGGGAACCCGCAGAGCTTCCGGGCCACTCTTTCGGAAGCCGGCGTCGCGCCGGCGGATTTCGCGGTCTTCCGCGATCACCACGCGTACACGGAGCGCGATCTCCGGTCTCTCGAGGAGCGGGCGGAACGCGCCGGCGCCTCCGTGCTCCTGACGACCGAGAAGGACGCCGTGAAGCTCGCCGGCAAGACGGCGCTCCCGCTCGTCGCCGCCCGCATCGAAGCGGAGATCTTCGAGCCCGGATTCGAAGAGCAGGTCGACCGCCGCCTCGCGGAGCGCACGCGGTGACCGTCCGGGACGTCGTCGAGCACGCCGCCGTTCGCGGCGCGATGGCCGCGCTCTCCGTGCTCCCGCTCCGGTCGCGCTCGGGTCTCGCGCGCACGGCGGCCCGTTTCTACTACCGCGTCGGCCGAAGCCGGCGGACGATCGCGCTCGAGAATCTCTCGCGCGCCTTTCCCTCGCTGCAGGAAGGGGAGCGGGCCGCGATCGCGCGGCGCTGCGCCGAGAACTTCAGCGGCGTGTTCTTCGACTTTCTCGCCGCGACGCGCCTGTCGCGGGAGGGCCTTCGCGCCGCGGTCGAGATGGAGGGGGAGAGCCACTACCGGGCGGCGGTCGCCCGCGGCAAGGGGGTCTTCCTGCTGTCGGCGCATTTCGGCAACTGGGAGATCGGGGCGCTCGCGGCGGGGCTCCTCGCCGCGCCGATCGCCTCGGTCGTCCGCCCCCTCGACAACCCGCGTCTCGAGCGGGAGCTCGCGCGGCTGCGCGGCAAGTTCGGAAACCGGACGATCGGGAAGAAGCAGGCGGCGCGCGAAGTCCTCCGCGAGATGCGGCGCGGCGGGACGGTCGCGATCCTGATCGATCAGAACGTGCTCGCCCGAGAGGCGATCTTCGTCCCGTTCTTCGGCCGGCTCGCGGCGACGTCGCCGGCGCTCGGCCTCCTGCAGAAGAAGACCGACGCCGCGGTCGTGCCGGTCTTCTGCCGCCCGAAAGGGGGAGGGCGCTACACGCTGCGCTTCGAGCCGCCGATCGTGCTCGCGGACCTGCCCGAAGCGGATCGGAGCGTCGAGGCGTTGACCGCGCGCTACACGAAGGTGACCGAGAATGCCGTCCGCGCGGATCCCGAGCTCTGGCTCTGGATGCACAACCGGTGGCGCACGCGACCGACGGGAGAGACGACATGAAGCGCCTCGTCATCGCGCCCAACTGGCTGGGCGACGGCGTGATGGCGATCCCCTTCCTGCGCGCGTTGAAGAGGAGCGACCCGGGCGGAACCCTCGCCGTGCTCGCCCGCCCGTCGAATGCGCCGGTCTTTCCGCTTTCCGGCGCCGTCGACGAGGTCTGGAAGAGCCGCGGACGCGATCTCGCCGGGTTCTGGAACGACTCCCGCCGCGGCCGGCGGGCGCGGTTCGACGAGATCTGGGTGCTGCCGCACTCGTTGCGTTCCGCTCTCCTCGCCCGGGCGATGGGCGGCCGCCGCCGCTTCGGGTACGCGACGGACGGACGGCGACGGCTCCTGACCGACGCCATTGCGCCCGGCCCGGCGACGACGCACCAGCTCCGCGACGAGGACCGCCTGCTGGCGGCCTCGGGGATCGCCCCGGACGAGGACCCGCCTCGCCTGACGATCCCGGCCCAGATGTCCGCCGCGGCACAGCGCGAGCTCGCCTCGTGGCAGCTCGAGCCGAGGCCGATCTTTCTCGCCCCGGGCGCCGCGTTCGGGCCGACGAAGCTGTGGCCGGCGGAGCGCTTCGCGCTGCTGGCCGACGCGCTCCTCGACCGCGGCGAGAAGGTCGCGCTCGTCATCGGTCCGGACGAGATCGAGCTCGGGCGGCTGATCGCGCGACGGGCGCGCCACCGGGTCCCTCTGATCGGCGCCGAGCTCGACACCGGCGAGCTCGCGGCGCGGCTGGCGCGGGGAAAGCTCCTCGTCGGCAACGACTCGGGACCCGCCCATCTCGCGGCCGCGGCCGGAACGCCGGCCGTCGTCTTCTTCGGCCCCACCGACCCCGGCCGCACGGAGCCGCGCGGCGCGCCTGTTCTCGTCCTCGACCGGTACGTCTTCTGCTCTCCCTGTTACCTGAAGAAGTGCCCCTACCAGCATGAGTGCATGGAAGAGATCACGGTCGAACTGGCGCTCGAGGCGTGCCTGAGGATGATCGGGAGCTAGTCGAAAAGTCGGGCGCTCGTTGCAGCGAACGGCGAATGGGTTCGCCGTCGCTGAACTCGCTTTTTGGCGGGAGTCCATAACGGCTTCCTCTCAGTCACCAGATACAGACGAGGGGCGCGGCGAGAGCGAGATGCTGGCTGACGACGGTCACTCAGACAGGGATTCGAGCGGCCCCCGGGGCCCTTCGCATCGCGGAAAGCTTTCGCCCGAAGTCACCGAGGCGAAAGCTCCGCGACGCGGGAGCGGGAGCGCAGGCGAGGGAGTGGCGGTGGCGCGGTCGAGTCGCTCGTTCGACGAGCCGCGCCGACGTCACGCGCCCCCGGTCCCCGAGCCGGCTCCCGCGACGGGATCGCTGCGCCGGCCAAAAGAAAAGCCCCGGGGACGAACCCCCGGGGCAAAAGCACTCACCGTTTGCCGGAACGGTAATTAGTTGGTCTTCGGAGCGGCTTCCGTCGTCGTGGCGGGTTTCTCTTCGGTTTTCTTGTCCATCTTCTTCATCGACTTCTTCTTCATGGTGTGCTTCTTCTTCATCGTGGTCTTCTTGGCGCCGGCTTCGTCCTTCTTCATCTCCGTGGTGGTGGCCTTCGTCTCGGTCGTCTTCGTTTCGGTCTTCGCGGCGTCCTCGGCGAAGGCGGCGACGGAGAGGGCGAGAATTCCGGCGGCGGCGAGAGCAATGAGCTTCTTCAAGGTTGGAACCTCCATATCTCCCGTTGGGTTGATGAGGTGGGAGATGAACAGACCTCGGGCGGGGGATAAGGAAGATTCGGGCCAGGTCGGATTCCCCGGCACGGCCGAGGCCAAACCATTGCTTTCAGGCGGTTAACAGCTGTCGACCTCTCCTACGAACCCCGAGTCGCCCTTCCGGAAATAAACATTTTGCGTGCGGGACTAACCGAAAGCGTCTAGTCGGATCGCCTCTTTCCGGGATCGGTCCGCGGCGCGGGCTTACGGGTTCGGCCCTTTCCGGGAGGGCGCGAGGGCGTTCCACGTGAGCCCGGGCCGGTCGTTGCGAAACGAACCGAGGGCCGCCCCGTCGGGAAACGTGAATCCCTGGAGCATTCCCAGGGGAATCATGGACAGGTCGAGGTTCCCGTCGGCGTCGGAGCGCGGCCGCTCGCCGCACATGCTCGAGAATCGGAACGGGTAGATTCGGGGCAGACGGACTCCATTGACGACGAGCGTGACCATCTGGTCGGCAACGGGACGGTGCCCCGCGTCTTCGAAATGGAGCCGGAGTCCGGACAGGGACGACGGCAGCACGACCGTCGTCGGTCCCTGCGTTGCGGGAACCTCCGCCGGAACGATCGCCAGGGTATGTCCGCAGGCGAACGCGAAGAGGACGTGGGACCCCGCGCCGATGCTGTCGAACTCGAACGAACCGTCGGGGCCCGAGGTCGTTTCCTGGGAGAACGTCTCGCCGGACTCGTCGTAATCGACGCCGACGAGGGCCATCGCGACCGGCGCTCCCGAACCATCCGTGACGACGCCCCGCAGACCGGCGGAAGGTTCCAGAAGGATCTCGAGATGACCGCCATCCTCCGTCGGCGAGACGCCTTTCGTGACCTTCTGCTCGTACCCCCTGGCGCCGGCGGTGATATCGACCGGCGCGAGCGTCAGGTTGTCGAGAACGAAATCGCCTTCCGCATCGGCCTCTGCGTGGAGCGAGACGCTCGCGCTGTCGACGGAACCGTCCGGCGACGCCGCCGATTCGGAGTCGACCTCCGCCCGGGCTATCCCCTTGCCCGTCTCGGCGTCGCGAATGGTTCCGGCCACCCGTCCGGAGGGAAGATGGATGTCATGGGTGACCTCGGGGGTGTCTTCGGGGATCGTCACGATTTCCGGAAACGGAAGCGCGGAGTCGGGCGGCGTGGTCGTGAGCCCGTACTGACCCGGTACCCACACGCGGAGACCGTATGTCGCGTCTTCGCCGGCGGTCGTGTCCGCGAGCGGCGTGGTCCCGTGTCCTCGGATCGCTATCCGGCAATCGGGCAGGGGGTCCTTGCCCCTCCAGACCGTCCCGGAGATGTGGATCGGGGTCAGGGTCATCGTGGCCGTGGCGCGCCGGGCCTCTTCGATCGCCACTTCCGCTTCGGCGAACAACCCGCTTCCACGCTGTTCGATGATCACGGTGAGAAGTCCCGGCTCGAGGTCGGTGAAGTCCGCCGTCAACGAGCTCTTCGCATCGAGATTCCTCTCGATGAAGGGAGGGGCGCGGCGGGCGACTCTTGCCGGCCCGTGGTGCAGGGCCACGTCGATTTTTCCCTCCGGAACTTCGTCGGGGAAGTTGACGACGAGGGACAGGTCGCCGCCGGTCGAGAGCGGTACGGTGCCGAGATGGACAATGGTTCCGGCCTTGACGGAAAAAGTTTTCCGGGTCGCGACGTATCCGGGCGCTTCGAACCGGATCTCCCAGGTTCCCACTGGAAGAGACTCGAAGTCGAGCCGGCCGCCGTCCTCGCCGATCGGTACGTCTCGGAAAAACGCCGCGTCGCTCTCGGCAGCCGCTCGGTCCGTCTTCGTCGCGAACGCTTTCCAGTGCGCCGGCGGACGCCCCGAACGCGGGTCCACGGGGATGGCATCCACTCCGCCTGCGCGAGAAACCCGCTGGGGCGGCGAGACCGAGACGTCTGCCTTGAGGACGCGCAAACGGCCGATGAGCGCCGGCACGTACATCCGTCGAAGAACGGCGATCTTCCAATCGCCCGGCGGAAGCACGAGCTCGAGAGAGGGCCCGCTCGCTTCGCGAACCGAGACGGGCCGGATGCGAGAATACGGCTCCCATTTTTCGCCGGCCAGCGCGGCGAGAATCGTCGTACCCATCGCGGCACTCTTCACCCGCACTCGCTGATAGGAGGACGGAAAGTAGTAGATGGAGTTTTTCGAGTCCTTCGGGACGAGCCACCGAAACGCTCCGTTTCCGGGCTCGGGCGGCCGCGCCGCGCTTCCCCGGCCCGTCGAGTCGAGCCGAATCACCTTCCCGGAAACCGTCAGAGTCGCGGGCAGTGGGAAGGGCCATCCGGGCGCTGGGCGGACACTCACCGGGTTGGATGAGATCGCCAGGACGCCGAGGAGGGCGAGAACACCGGCCATCGCCGAGAACATCGTACAACCGGCGTCGGGAACGTGCCATGCCGAAAGCCTCGGGCCAGGCCGAAGCGCGCGGCGAAACCGGAGAAGGGGGTTCAAGACGCCCCGCCGAGGACGAGGGACCGTGAATATTGGAAGCGGCGCGGTATGAAGACGGGTCCGACGCGGTCCGTGCGCTAGGGATGCGCTCCGGTGGACCGGAAAGTCATGCGAGAGCCGAGTGGCGGGGCGAAAACGGTTGGAAGACGGCTTCGGGCGAGCCGGCCCGCGGGCGCGGCGGGTCAGGCCTATCGGGAGAACCTGAAAGTCGCGCGAGAGCCGAACGAGACGGGATGACGCACGACCGCGACGTCCCGAGGCGTACTAAATGCAGTACGTCGCAGGGCGGCGCGGACGGGCGGCGCCCGTATTCGTTCGAGCTATCGCGTGACCGGCTACGTCAGCTCGACGTTCCAGTACGCGACGTCGAGAAAGTTCCGCCACGACGCGTGCCAGCGCGCGCGGGTGAACTGGCCGACGGGGTTCCAGCGCGGCCGTTCCGGCGGCGCGATGAGGCGGATCCCCGCCTCGGCCGGCGTCCGATTTCCCTTCCGGACGTTGCAGGAGAGGCAGGCGCAGACGACGTTCTCCCACGACGAGACTCCGCCACGGGAGAGGGGGAGCACGTGGTCGAGCGACAGCTCCGACGACGCGAAGCGGCCGCCGCAGTACTGGCAGCGGTTCCCGTCGCGCAGGTAGATGTTGTGGCGCGAGAATTTCACCTCGCGGCGAGGAAGGCGGTCGTAGTTCTTCAGGAGGATCACGCGCGGGACGAGGATCGCGCGCGACGGCGTCAGGACCACGTCGTCCTTCGGCTGCGCCGGGATGTCGCACCAGTGCTCCCACTCGTAGGTCGAGTAGTCGGGGAGGACGGCCTTCGCGTGCCCCTTGTAGAAGAGGGAGATCGCGTTGCGGGCCGTCGTCACGCGCAGGGCCTGAAACACCCGGTTGAGGACGAGCACCTCGGAGTCGAGCATTCGCGCCATTTTAGTGCCCCGGAGCGGGAATAGCGATAGTTGGGCGCTACCCCCGACCCCCCGGCGTCCGTGTTTTCGGTAAGATTTCGCGGTGTCCTCTCCCGACAAGGCGCGCGCCCGGCTGCTCTCGCTCGTCGACCGTTTCGCCGGCCGGCGCATCGCGGTCGCGGGGGACTTCGTCCTCGACCGCTTCGTCCACGGGCTCCCGAAGCGCATCTCGCGCGAAGCGCCGGTCCTGATCCTCGCCTGGGCGCGAGAGGAGAACGTCCCGGGAGGCGGCGCCAACACCGTCGCCAACATCGCCTCGCTCTCCGGACGGCCGCTGGCGTCGGGCGCGGTCGGCGCGGACGAAGAGGGGCGGACTCTCGCGTCGCTCTTCTCCCGGGCCGGCGTCGACACGTCGCTCCTGGTGCCCGTCGAAGGCTACGCGACCCCGACGAAGACGCGGATCCTCGGCGGGGGCGTCCACTCGATCCGGCAGCAGGTAGTGCGGATCGACCGCGAGGACGTCCTGCCCGAGAACGCGGAGCTGTCCGCGACGCTCCTCGAGAATCTCCGCCGGGCGTCGACCGATGCGTCGGTCCTCGTCCTCTCCGACTACGGATACGGAAGCAGCCGGCCCGAGTGGATCGCGGCCGCGCGCGCGGCGAACCCGGGGATCCGCGTGCTCGTCGACTCCCGCTTTCGCCTGACCGACTACGCGGGCGCCGACGCCGCGACGCCCAACGAGGAGGAGCTCGAGCGCGCGACGGGCGAGGCGTTCGACGACGTGGAGGAACGCTTCGAACGGGCCGGGCGTTCGCTCCTCTCCCGGCTCGCGAGCCCGGCCCTCCTCGTCACGCGCGGCAGCCGCGGGATGGCGCTTCTCCGGCCGGGGGAGCCCACGCTGTCGATTCCGGTGTCGGGGACCGCGCAGGTCGCCGACGTCACGGGCGCCGGCGACACGGTGATGGCGACTTTCGCGCTCGCGCTCGCGGCCGGCGCGAGCGAAGCGGAGGCGGCGCTCCTGTCGAACTTCGCCGGCGGAATCGTCGTGATGAAGACGGGGACCGCGACCCTTTCCGTCGAGGAGCTGCGCGAGGCGATCGCAGCCGACCGCACGATCATTCCCTCCGTGGCGTCGCGGCTGTAGGGCCGTCCGCCGTCCCGCGCGACCGCCTTTTCGGGTTTCGCCATGACGAAGAATCGCCTCAAGGCGCGGCGAGGCGCGAGCCCGGCGGGATGCGGGCGTCCGATCCCGCGGCCGCGGCATACCGGGGCGTATGTTAAGGCCGCGGGTCGTGGCGCACGCGCCCGCCCGGCTCGATGCATCGCCGCGCCGATCACTGCACCTTTCGGTTATTCTCTTCATGTGGCGCAGATCCTCTCGCGTCGACAGGCCGCCGACGCGGCCGAAAGGCTCCGGCGAGAAGGAAAGACGCTGGTCTTCGCCAACGGCGCCTTCGACCTGCTCCACGTCGGCCACGTCCGCTACCTCGAGGCGGCGCGCCGCGAGGGGGATTTCCTCCTCGTCGCGATCAACTCCGACGATTCGGTGCGGCGGCTGAAGGGGGCCGGCCGTCCCGTCGTCCCGGAAGCGGAGCGCGCGGAGATCGTCGCCGCGCTGCGCTGCGTCGACGCGGTCGTCCTCTTCGCCGAAACGTCCCCCGCCGCCCTGATCGCGGAGCTGCGTCCCGCCGTCCACGCCAAGGGAACCGACTACACGCGCGAGTCCGTACCGGAACGCGACGTCGTCGAGCAGGGGGGAGGGCGCGTCGCGATCGTGGGCGATCCGAAAGACCACGCGACGACCGATCTCCTTTCGCGACTGCGGGGCGGCGCGTGAACGTCGTCATCGTCCGCCTGTCGTCGATGGGGGACGTCGTCCACGCGCTGCCGCTCGCCGTCAATCTCAAGCGCGCCGGGCACCGCGTCGGATGGGTGATCGAGAA encodes:
- the lpxK gene encoding tetraacyldisaccharide 4'-kinase translates to MNPYGAVVAARRRLYEAGILRSERVGAPVVSIGNLTWGGTGKTPFLAFLAGRFEAAGRRVGIVSRGYRRRSSGVVVVSDGASILASPDAAGDEPYLLASRFPRAVVVVAEKRAEGAREAIRLGAEILLLDDAFQHLSIERDLDVVLVDADDPWGGGLPPGGRGRERPAALSRADLVVVTRASKGVSSAADREVPRWTRAPVFHCRLRFAGWFSGGAPAVLPAGARAFAFCAVGNPQSFRATLSEAGVAPADFAVFRDHHAYTERDLRSLEERAERAGASVLLTTEKDAVKLAGKTALPLVAARIEAEIFEPGFEEQVDRRLAERTR
- a CDS encoding lysophospholipid acyltransferase family protein, encoding MTVRDVVEHAAVRGAMAALSVLPLRSRSGLARTAARFYYRVGRSRRTIALENLSRAFPSLQEGERAAIARRCAENFSGVFFDFLAATRLSREGLRAAVEMEGESHYRAAVARGKGVFLLSAHFGNWEIGALAAGLLAAPIASVVRPLDNPRLERELARLRGKFGNRTIGKKQAAREVLREMRRGGTVAILIDQNVLAREAIFVPFFGRLAATSPALGLLQKKTDAAVVPVFCRPKGGGRYTLRFEPPIVLADLPEADRSVEALTARYTKVTENAVRADPELWLWMHNRWRTRPTGETT
- the waaF gene encoding lipopolysaccharide heptosyltransferase II, giving the protein MKRLVIAPNWLGDGVMAIPFLRALKRSDPGGTLAVLARPSNAPVFPLSGAVDEVWKSRGRDLAGFWNDSRRGRRARFDEIWVLPHSLRSALLARAMGGRRRFGYATDGRRRLLTDAIAPGPATTHQLRDEDRLLAASGIAPDEDPPRLTIPAQMSAAAQRELASWQLEPRPIFLAPGAAFGPTKLWPAERFALLADALLDRGEKVALVIGPDEIELGRLIARRARHRVPLIGAELDTGELAARLARGKLLVGNDSGPAHLAAAAGTPAVVFFGPTDPGRTEPRGAPVLVLDRYVFCSPCYLKKCPYQHECMEEITVELALEACLRMIGS
- a CDS encoding carboxypeptidase-like regulatory domain-containing protein, whose amino-acid sequence is MGTTILAALAGEKWEPYSRIRPVSVREASGPSLELVLPPGDWKIAVLRRMYVPALIGRLRVLKADVSVSPPQRVSRAGGVDAIPVDPRSGRPPAHWKAFATKTDRAAAESDAAFFRDVPIGEDGGRLDFESLPVGTWEIRFEAPGYVATRKTFSVKAGTIVHLGTVPLSTGGDLSLVVNFPDEVPEGKIDVALHHGPARVARRAPPFIERNLDAKSSLTADFTDLEPGLLTVIIEQRGSGLFAEAEVAIEEARRATATMTLTPIHISGTVWRGKDPLPDCRIAIRGHGTTPLADTTAGEDATYGLRVWVPGQYGLTTTPPDSALPFPEIVTIPEDTPEVTHDIHLPSGRVAGTIRDAETGKGIARAEVDSESAASPDGSVDSASVSLHAEADAEGDFVLDNLTLAPVDITAGARGYEQKVTKGVSPTEDGGHLEILLEPSAGLRGVVTDGSGAPVAMALVGVDYDESGETFSQETTSGPDGSFEFDSIGAGSHVLFAFACGHTLAIVPAEVPATQGPTTVVLPSSLSGLRLHFEDAGHRPVADQMVTLVVNGVRLPRIYPFRFSSMCGERPRSDADGNLDLSMIPLGMLQGFTFPDGAALGSFRNDRPGLTWNALAPSRKGPNP
- a CDS encoding HNH endonuclease, which codes for MLDSEVLVLNRVFQALRVTTARNAISLFYKGHAKAVLPDYSTYEWEHWCDIPAQPKDDVVLTPSRAILVPRVILLKNYDRLPRREVKFSRHNIYLRDGNRCQYCGGRFASSELSLDHVLPLSRGGVSSWENVVCACLSCNVRKGNRTPAEAGIRLIAPPERPRWNPVGQFTRARWHASWRNFLDVAYWNVELT
- a CDS encoding PfkB family carbohydrate kinase, coding for MSSPDKARARLLSLVDRFAGRRIAVAGDFVLDRFVHGLPKRISREAPVLILAWAREENVPGGGANTVANIASLSGRPLASGAVGADEEGRTLASLFSRAGVDTSLLVPVEGYATPTKTRILGGGVHSIRQQVVRIDREDVLPENAELSATLLENLRRASTDASVLVLSDYGYGSSRPEWIAAARAANPGIRVLVDSRFRLTDYAGADAATPNEEELERATGEAFDDVEERFERAGRSLLSRLASPALLVTRGSRGMALLRPGEPTLSIPVSGTAQVADVTGAGDTVMATFALALAAGASEAEAALLSNFAGGIVVMKTGTATLSVEELREAIAADRTIIPSVASRL
- a CDS encoding adenylyltransferase/cytidyltransferase family protein; protein product: MAQILSRRQAADAAERLRREGKTLVFANGAFDLLHVGHVRYLEAARREGDFLLVAINSDDSVRRLKGAGRPVVPEAERAEIVAALRCVDAVVLFAETSPAALIAELRPAVHAKGTDYTRESVPERDVVEQGGGRVAIVGDPKDHATTDLLSRLRGGA